From Streptomyces griseorubiginosus, one genomic window encodes:
- a CDS encoding ABC-F family ATP-binding cassette domain-containing protein yields MISASGIELRAGARVLIESATFRVAKGDRIGLVGRNGAGKTTLTKCLAGEGIPAAGQITRSGEVGYLPQDPRTGDLDVLARDRILSARGLDVLLKKMRDNEQRIANGQGATREKALRQYERQETEFLTKGGYAAEAEAATIAAALNLPDRVLGQPLHTLSGGQRRRIELARILFSDADTLLLDEPTNHLDADSIVWLRDYLKTYRGGFIVISHDVDLVETVVNKVFYLDANRAQIDVYNMGWKLYQQQREADEKRRKRERQNAEKKAAALHSQADKMRAKATKTVAAQNMARRADKLLSGLEAVRQQDKVAKLRFPEPAPCGKTPLMAEGLSKSYGSLEIFTDVDLAIDKGSRVVILGLNGAGKTTLLRLLAGTEQPDTGAVVPGHGLKLGYYAQEHETLDPERTVLENMRSAAPDLDLVEVRKTLGSFLFSGDDVDKPAGVLSGGEKTRLALATLVVSSANVLLLDEPTNNLDPASREEILGALRTYKGAVVLVTHDEGAVEALQPERIILLPDGVEDLWGADYADLVALA; encoded by the coding sequence GTGATCTCCGCCTCCGGTATCGAGCTGCGCGCCGGCGCCCGAGTCCTCATCGAGTCCGCCACCTTCCGAGTCGCCAAGGGCGACCGCATCGGTCTGGTCGGTCGCAACGGCGCGGGGAAGACCACCCTGACCAAGTGCCTCGCCGGCGAGGGCATCCCGGCCGCGGGCCAGATCACCCGCTCCGGCGAGGTCGGCTACCTCCCCCAGGACCCCCGCACCGGCGACCTCGACGTGCTCGCCCGCGACCGCATCCTCTCCGCGCGCGGCCTCGACGTCCTGCTGAAGAAGATGCGGGACAACGAGCAGCGGATCGCGAACGGCCAGGGCGCCACCCGCGAGAAGGCCCTCAGGCAGTACGAGCGCCAGGAGACGGAGTTCCTCACCAAGGGCGGGTACGCCGCCGAGGCCGAGGCCGCCACCATCGCCGCCGCGCTGAACCTCCCCGACCGGGTGCTCGGTCAGCCCCTGCACACCCTCTCCGGTGGTCAGCGCCGCCGTATCGAGCTGGCCAGGATCCTCTTCTCCGACGCCGACACCCTGCTCCTCGACGAGCCCACCAACCACCTCGACGCGGACTCGATCGTCTGGCTGCGCGACTACCTGAAGACCTACCGCGGCGGCTTCATCGTGATCTCCCACGACGTCGACCTGGTCGAGACGGTCGTCAACAAGGTGTTCTACCTGGACGCCAACCGCGCCCAGATCGACGTCTACAACATGGGCTGGAAGCTCTACCAGCAGCAGCGCGAGGCCGACGAGAAGCGCCGGAAGCGCGAGCGGCAGAACGCCGAGAAGAAGGCCGCGGCCCTGCACTCGCAGGCCGACAAGATGCGCGCCAAGGCCACCAAGACGGTCGCGGCGCAGAACATGGCCCGCCGCGCCGACAAGCTCCTGTCCGGCCTGGAGGCGGTGCGCCAGCAGGACAAGGTCGCCAAGCTGCGCTTCCCCGAGCCCGCGCCCTGCGGCAAGACCCCGCTGATGGCGGAGGGCCTGTCGAAGTCGTACGGCTCGCTGGAGATCTTCACCGACGTCGACCTGGCCATCGACAAGGGCTCTCGCGTGGTCATCCTGGGCCTCAACGGCGCGGGCAAGACGACCCTGCTGCGCCTGCTGGCCGGCACAGAGCAGCCCGACACCGGCGCGGTCGTGCCCGGTCACGGCCTCAAGCTCGGCTACTACGCCCAGGAGCACGAGACTCTCGACCCGGAGCGCACGGTCCTGGAGAACATGCGCTCGGCGGCCCCCGACCTCGACCTCGTCGAGGTGCGCAAGACGCTCGGCTCCTTCCTGTTCTCCGGCGACGACGTCGACAAGCCGGCCGGAGTCCTCTCCGGCGGCGAGAAGACCCGCCTCGCTCTCGCCACCCTGGTTGTCTCCTCGGCCAACGTCCTGCTCCTCGACGAGCCCACCAACAACCTCGACCCGGCCAGCCGCGAGGAGATCCTCGGCGCGCTGCGGACCTACAAGGGCGCGGTCGTCCTGGTCACCCACGACGAGGGCGCCGTCGAGGCGCTCCAGCCGGAGCGGATCATCCTGCTGCCGGACGGCGTCGAGGACCTGTGGGGCGCCGACTACGCGGACCTCGTCGCCCTCGCGTAG
- a CDS encoding helix-turn-helix domain-containing protein, with translation MAETLKKGSRVTGAARDKLAADLKKKYDSGASIRALAEETGRSYGFVHRMLSESGVTLRGRGGATRGKKAASS, from the coding sequence GTGGCCGAGACTCTGAAGAAGGGCAGCCGGGTGACCGGCGCCGCGCGCGACAAGCTCGCGGCAGACCTGAAGAAGAAGTACGACTCCGGTGCGAGCATTCGGGCGCTGGCCGAGGAAACCGGCCGCTCGTATGGCTTCGTACACCGGATGCTCAGCGAATCGGGCGTCACGCTTCGTGGGCGTGGCGGAGCGACGCGGGGCAAGAAGGCCGCATCGTCCTGA
- a CDS encoding enoyl-CoA hydratase/isomerase family protein, which translates to MATSSQDGQESVPLLDKDGVRLTVEDTLATVTLTNPAKRNAQSPALWRALAEAGRLLPGSVRVVVLRGEGKSFSAGLDRQMFTPEGIEGEPSFIDLARSGDAELDAAIADFQEGFTWWRRSDVVSIAAVQGHAIGAGFQLALACDLRVVAHDVQFAMRETALGLVPDLTGTHPLVGLVGYARALEICATGRFVTAEEAVSTGLANIAVPLDQLDGAVHDLAAALLAAPRDAVIETKALLRGAQDRTYDEQRAAERAAQTRRLRDLAGVGD; encoded by the coding sequence ATGGCCACGTCCAGCCAGGACGGCCAGGAATCAGTTCCCCTGCTCGACAAGGACGGCGTACGGCTCACCGTCGAGGACACCCTCGCCACGGTGACGCTGACCAACCCGGCCAAGCGCAACGCCCAGAGCCCCGCTCTGTGGCGTGCCCTTGCCGAGGCCGGCCGGCTGCTGCCGGGCTCCGTCCGGGTCGTGGTCCTGCGTGGTGAGGGCAAGTCCTTCTCCGCCGGGCTCGACCGGCAGATGTTCACGCCCGAAGGGATTGAGGGCGAGCCGTCGTTCATCGACCTCGCCCGCAGTGGCGACGCCGAACTCGACGCTGCCATCGCGGACTTCCAGGAGGGCTTCACCTGGTGGCGGCGCAGTGACGTCGTGTCCATCGCCGCCGTACAGGGGCACGCCATCGGGGCGGGCTTCCAGCTGGCCCTCGCCTGTGACCTGCGCGTCGTCGCCCACGACGTGCAGTTCGCCATGCGCGAGACCGCCCTCGGCCTGGTCCCCGACCTCACCGGCACCCACCCCTTGGTGGGCCTCGTCGGCTACGCCCGGGCGCTGGAGATCTGCGCCACCGGGCGCTTCGTCACGGCCGAGGAAGCGGTGAGCACCGGCCTGGCCAACATCGCCGTACCCCTCGACCAGCTCGACGGCGCGGTGCACGACCTGGCGGCCGCACTCCTCGCCGCCCCCCGCGACGCGGTCATCGAGACCAAGGCGCTGCTGCGCGGCGCCCAGGACCGCACCTACGACGAGCAGCGCGCCGCCGAACGAGCAGCCCAGACCCGCCGACTGCGGGACCTGGCCGGCGTCGGCGACTAA
- a CDS encoding nucleopolyhedrovirus P10 family protein, translating into MTAEQWARTVRHQLGLGRLLPLGGPRDGAWVSEEAAAAVLRAAVEGLRDVRLGGVRIGLADPADAREPVVPPPPSALPPGPLRLTADVEAALSQPVPVTAERLRSALARTATGALGLEIGEVDLRVTGLFDEEPPRARQPEEPRSVEPAGSGDEGRAGEAALAVSGVAGLTGLLGRPVQITERESEGALPRRHVRVELAVDRRALDVARAVRAEVERALPDHPTVAVLVTAVTG; encoded by the coding sequence ATGACGGCGGAGCAGTGGGCACGGACGGTGCGGCATCAGCTCGGGCTGGGCAGGCTGCTGCCCCTGGGTGGGCCGCGCGACGGAGCGTGGGTCTCCGAGGAGGCGGCCGCGGCGGTGCTGCGGGCCGCCGTGGAAGGGCTGCGGGACGTACGGCTGGGCGGGGTGCGCATCGGCCTCGCCGATCCGGCGGACGCCCGCGAACCCGTTGTACCGCCACCGCCGAGCGCGTTGCCGCCCGGTCCGCTGCGGCTCACGGCGGATGTCGAGGCCGCGCTGTCGCAGCCGGTGCCGGTGACGGCGGAGCGGCTGCGCTCGGCGCTGGCCCGGACGGCGACCGGGGCACTGGGGCTGGAGATCGGTGAGGTGGACCTGCGGGTGACGGGTCTGTTCGACGAGGAGCCGCCTCGGGCACGGCAGCCGGAGGAGCCCCGCTCGGTGGAGCCGGCCGGCTCCGGTGACGAGGGCCGGGCGGGTGAGGCCGCGCTGGCGGTGTCCGGGGTGGCCGGACTGACCGGCTTGCTGGGACGGCCCGTGCAGATCACCGAGCGGGAGTCCGAGGGTGCTCTGCCGCGCCGCCATGTCCGGGTCGAGCTGGCGGTGGACCGCCGGGCACTGGACGTGGCCCGAGCGGTCCGCGCGGAGGTGGAGCGGGCATTGCCCGATCACCCGACGGTGGCCGTGCTGGTGACGGCCGTGACGGGTTAG
- a CDS encoding Asp23/Gls24 family envelope stress response protein has product MTDMTQSTEAEPQLRKATRRGGGDPATRGRTTIADGVVEKIAGLAARDVLGVHAMGSGLSRTFGAVRDRVPGGSKSVTRGVKAEVGEVQTALDLEIVVDYGVSIADVAKAVRENVVAAVERMTGLEVVEVNIAVSDVKLPDEEDEEPEPRIQ; this is encoded by the coding sequence ATGACCGACATGACACAGAGCACCGAGGCGGAGCCGCAGCTGCGCAAGGCCACCAGGCGCGGCGGCGGGGACCCGGCGACCCGGGGCCGGACCACCATCGCCGACGGGGTCGTGGAGAAGATCGCGGGGCTCGCGGCCCGTGACGTCCTCGGCGTGCACGCCATGGGCAGCGGACTGAGCCGCACCTTCGGCGCCGTGCGCGACCGGGTGCCCGGCGGCTCCAAGTCCGTGACCCGCGGGGTCAAGGCCGAGGTCGGCGAGGTGCAGACCGCGCTCGACCTGGAGATCGTCGTCGACTACGGCGTCTCGATCGCGGACGTGGCCAAGGCCGTCCGGGAGAACGTCGTGGCCGCTGTCGAACGGATGACCGGCCTGGAGGTCGTCGAGGTCAACATCGCGGTGAGCGATGTGAAGCTGCCCGACGAGGAGGACGAGGAGCCGGAACCCCGGATCCAGTAG
- a CDS encoding DUF6286 domain-containing protein, translated as MSEPQGSEGTTQRLPVIERAAEPDERGQSASAAAYGPPPVQEGATGGTERRFWSARRVPAGIVALLLLLVAGVFLYDIAAVRANRPAMHWRRELARQLAERPLNDTWVLVGAGVAAALGLWLILLAVTPGLRAVLPMHRTHPDVRAGLHRDAAAMVLRDRAMEVAGVQSVRVRTRRKKADVRAVSHFRELDDVRADLDVALTEAIRGLGLSRPPALSVHVARTTRKKG; from the coding sequence ATGAGCGAGCCCCAGGGCTCCGAGGGCACCACACAACGACTGCCGGTCATCGAACGGGCGGCCGAACCGGACGAGCGCGGCCAGTCCGCGTCGGCCGCCGCGTACGGACCACCACCGGTGCAGGAGGGCGCGACGGGCGGCACCGAACGCCGCTTCTGGTCGGCGCGCAGAGTCCCGGCGGGCATTGTCGCGCTGCTGCTCCTGCTGGTCGCGGGCGTCTTCCTCTACGACATCGCAGCCGTCCGGGCCAACCGGCCGGCCATGCACTGGCGCCGCGAACTCGCCCGGCAGCTCGCCGAACGCCCCCTGAACGACACCTGGGTCCTGGTCGGCGCGGGCGTCGCCGCGGCCCTCGGCCTGTGGCTGATCCTCCTGGCCGTGACCCCCGGCCTGCGCGCGGTCCTCCCGATGCACCGCACCCACCCCGACGTCCGCGCCGGCCTCCACCGCGACGCGGCCGCCATGGTCCTGCGCGACCGGGCCATGGAGGTGGCCGGAGTGCAGTCCGTACGGGTCCGCACGCGCCGGAAGAAGGCCGACGTCCGCGCGGTCTCCCACTTCCGCGAACTGGACGACGTACGCGCCGACCTGGACGTGGCCCTGACCGAGGCGATCAGGGGACTGGGCCTGTCCCGGCCTCCCGCCCTGTCGGTGCACGTGGCGCGCACGACCAGGAAGAAGGGCTGA
- the amaP gene encoding alkaline shock response membrane anchor protein AmaP — protein sequence MRRTVNRVLIGLVGLVLLVLGGSVLAVGLGVKPPSWWIHDGRNDVLLSDAERTRWDGEGWWWPTVIAALALVVLLTLWWLTAVLRRRRLTEVRVDTGDGEGALLRGRALEGVLEGEAAELDGVHRAHAHLTGRPDAPETRVRLQLEPHADPGTTLNHLTTEALTHARNSAGLESLPAEVRMTGVKHKAERVS from the coding sequence ATGCGCAGGACCGTCAACCGCGTACTGATCGGCCTGGTCGGGCTGGTGCTGCTCGTGCTGGGCGGCTCGGTGCTCGCCGTCGGCCTCGGCGTGAAGCCGCCCTCCTGGTGGATCCACGACGGCAGGAACGACGTGCTGCTGAGCGACGCCGAACGCACCCGCTGGGACGGCGAGGGCTGGTGGTGGCCGACGGTCATCGCGGCACTGGCCCTCGTGGTCCTCCTGACCCTGTGGTGGCTGACGGCGGTCCTCCGCAGGCGCCGGCTCACGGAGGTCCGGGTCGACACGGGCGACGGCGAGGGCGCGCTGCTGAGGGGACGGGCGCTGGAGGGCGTACTCGAAGGCGAGGCCGCCGAGTTGGACGGCGTCCACCGGGCCCACGCCCACCTGACGGGCCGCCCGGACGCCCCCGAGACCCGCGTACGCCTCCAACTGGAGCCCCACGCGGACCCGGGGACAACCCTGAACCACCTGACGACAGAGGCACTGACCCACGCCCGCAACTCAGCGGGGCTGGAGTCACTCCCGGCCGAGGTAAGGATGACCGGCGTGAAGCACAAAGCAGAAAGGGTCAGTTAA
- a CDS encoding SDR family oxidoreductase yields the protein MDLGLKDRVYVVTGATRGLGNAAARALVADGAKVVVTGRDESRASAAAAELGPNAVGVGVDNADPAAAERLIAVARENFGGFDGVLISVGGPAPGFVADNTDEQWENAFESVFLGAVRLARAAAAELEEGGVIGFVLSGSVHEPIPGLTISNGLRPGLAGFAKSLADELGPRGIRVVGLLPSRIDTDRVRELDGMSADPEATRAANESRIPLRRYGTPEEFGRVSAFLLSPAASYLTGIMLPVDGGMRHGF from the coding sequence ATGGATCTTGGGCTGAAGGACCGTGTGTACGTCGTCACCGGAGCGACCCGTGGGCTCGGCAACGCGGCCGCGCGTGCGCTGGTCGCGGACGGGGCGAAGGTCGTGGTGACCGGGCGGGACGAGTCGCGTGCGTCGGCCGCGGCGGCGGAGCTGGGGCCGAACGCGGTGGGGGTGGGCGTCGACAACGCCGATCCCGCGGCGGCGGAGCGGTTGATCGCGGTGGCGCGGGAGAACTTCGGCGGCTTCGACGGAGTGCTGATCAGCGTGGGCGGGCCCGCGCCCGGCTTTGTCGCGGACAACACGGACGAGCAGTGGGAGAACGCGTTCGAGTCGGTGTTCCTGGGTGCCGTCCGGTTGGCCCGTGCGGCCGCGGCGGAGTTGGAGGAGGGGGGTGTCATCGGGTTCGTGCTGTCCGGGTCGGTGCACGAGCCGATTCCGGGACTGACCATTTCGAACGGACTGCGGCCCGGTCTTGCCGGGTTCGCGAAGTCGCTCGCGGACGAGTTGGGGCCGCGGGGGATTCGGGTCGTCGGGTTGCTGCCGTCGCGTATCGACACGGATCGTGTGCGGGAGCTGGACGGGATGTCGGCGGATCCTGAGGCCACTCGGGCTGCGAACGAGTCCCGGATTCCGTTGCGGCGGTATGGGACGCCGGAGGAGTTCGGGCGGGTGTCGGCGTTTTTGCTGTCGCCGGCTGCTTCCTATTTGACCGGCATCATGTTGCCGGTTGATGGGGGGATGCGGCATGGGTTTTAG
- a CDS encoding glycoside hydrolase family 15 protein: MPRIEDYALVGDEQTAALIGTDGSVDWLCLPRFDSAACFARLLGDEENGHWRIAPEGADRCTRRGYRPGTLVLDTEWETDEGAVRVTDLMPQRDVAPDLVRVVEGLRGRVTVRSTLRLRFEYGSIVPWVRRVDEQRVAIAGPDSTWLRSVPPVRTWGEHLATHSEFTVEEGEKVAFVLTWHPSHEPRPPLTDPFETLESSVADWQQWSARCRYDGPHRDAVIRSLITLKALTYRPTGGIVAAATTSLPEEMGGVRNWDYRYCWLRDSTLTLAVLVQCGYLEEAEAWRNWLLRAVAGDPADLQIMYGVAGERRLPEFELPWLSGFGGSRPVRIGNEAVKQLQLDVYGEVMDSLSLARRAGLPAIPHMWSLQSVLLDFLRSSWRQPDEGIWEVRGGRRDFVHSKVMVWVAADRAVRALEAFPNLTGDLDGWRALREEVHREVCEKGYDPARNTFTQYYGSRELDASLLLIPRVGFLPADDPRVVGTIDAVRAELEHGGFVRRYSAEETPVDGLPGGEGTFLVCSFWLADALHMTGRRKEARDLFERLLGLANDVGLLSEEYDPVAGAQLGNFPQAFSHIGLVNTALTLFGGEEAG; encoded by the coding sequence ATCCCCCGTATCGAGGACTACGCCCTCGTCGGCGACGAACAGACCGCCGCCCTGATCGGCACGGACGGCTCCGTGGACTGGCTGTGCCTGCCCCGCTTCGACTCGGCGGCCTGCTTCGCGCGGCTGCTCGGCGACGAGGAGAACGGCCACTGGCGGATCGCCCCGGAGGGCGCGGACCGGTGCACCAGGCGCGGCTACCGTCCCGGCACCCTCGTCCTGGACACCGAGTGGGAGACCGACGAGGGCGCAGTGCGGGTCACCGACCTGATGCCGCAGCGCGATGTCGCCCCCGACCTCGTACGGGTCGTGGAAGGGCTGCGCGGCCGGGTCACCGTGCGCAGCACGCTCCGGCTGCGCTTCGAGTACGGCTCGATCGTGCCCTGGGTCCGCCGGGTCGACGAGCAGCGGGTGGCGATCGCGGGGCCCGACTCGACGTGGCTGCGCAGCGTGCCCCCGGTGCGCACCTGGGGCGAACACCTCGCGACGCACTCGGAGTTCACCGTCGAGGAGGGCGAGAAGGTCGCCTTCGTCCTCACCTGGCACCCCTCGCACGAACCGCGCCCGCCGCTGACCGACCCGTTCGAGACGCTGGAGAGCAGCGTGGCCGACTGGCAGCAGTGGTCGGCGCGCTGCCGCTACGACGGCCCGCACCGGGACGCCGTCATCCGCTCCCTGATCACCCTCAAGGCGCTCACCTACCGCCCGACCGGCGGCATCGTGGCCGCGGCCACCACCTCGCTGCCGGAGGAGATGGGCGGGGTGCGCAACTGGGACTACCGCTACTGCTGGCTGCGCGACTCCACCCTCACCCTGGCCGTCCTGGTGCAGTGCGGCTACCTGGAGGAGGCCGAGGCCTGGCGGAACTGGCTGCTGCGCGCGGTCGCCGGCGACCCGGCGGACCTCCAGATCATGTACGGCGTCGCGGGCGAGCGGCGGCTGCCCGAGTTCGAACTGCCGTGGCTGTCCGGCTTCGGCGGCTCCCGGCCGGTCCGCATCGGCAACGAGGCCGTGAAACAGCTCCAGCTGGACGTGTACGGCGAGGTCATGGACTCGCTGTCGCTGGCCCGGCGGGCCGGACTGCCCGCCATCCCCCACATGTGGTCCTTGCAGAGCGTGCTGCTGGACTTCCTCCGCTCCTCCTGGCGGCAGCCGGACGAGGGGATCTGGGAGGTGCGCGGCGGCCGCCGCGACTTCGTCCACTCGAAGGTCATGGTGTGGGTCGCCGCCGACCGCGCGGTGCGTGCCCTGGAGGCGTTCCCGAATCTGACCGGCGACCTGGACGGCTGGCGCGCACTGCGCGAGGAGGTCCACCGCGAGGTCTGCGAGAAGGGCTACGACCCCGCACGCAACACCTTCACCCAGTACTACGGCTCCCGCGAACTCGACGCGTCCCTGCTGCTGATCCCCCGCGTCGGCTTCCTGCCCGCCGACGACCCCCGGGTCGTCGGCACCATCGACGCGGTCCGGGCGGAGCTGGAGCACGGCGGATTCGTACGGCGGTACAGCGCCGAGGAGACCCCGGTGGACGGGCTGCCCGGCGGCGAGGGGACCTTCCTGGTGTGCTCGTTCTGGCTCGCCGACGCGCTGCACATGACGGGCCGCAGGAAGGAGGCGCGGGACCTGTTCGAACGGCTGCTGGGGCTGGCCAACGACGTGGGGCTGCTGTCCGAGGAGTACGACCCGGTGGCCGGAGCGCAGCTCGGGAACTTCCCGCAGGCGTTCAGTCACATCGGACTGGTGAACACCGCCCTCACCCTCTTCGGGGGCGAGGAGGCAGGATAG
- a CDS encoding sigma-70 family RNA polymerase sigma factor, translating into MRQHLRHGTAVPVPLAPAAADPAELEREAGVARLFELHYASMLRLAVLLGADDPENVVAEAYYQIYRKWRRLRDTEAAEAYLRSTVCNLTRMRIRHLQVARKHVEAPPTELVASAESTALLHDDQRVLIDALQQLPARQREALVLRHWLGLKEGEIASAMGISSGSVKTHTARGLAALTQAMEARR; encoded by the coding sequence GTGAGACAGCATCTGAGACACGGCACCGCCGTACCCGTCCCGCTCGCGCCCGCCGCGGCCGATCCGGCCGAGCTGGAGCGCGAGGCCGGGGTGGCCCGGCTGTTCGAGCTGCACTACGCGTCGATGCTCCGGCTGGCCGTGCTGCTCGGCGCCGACGACCCGGAGAACGTGGTCGCCGAGGCCTACTACCAGATCTACCGGAAGTGGCGGCGGCTGCGGGACACCGAGGCGGCGGAGGCCTATCTGCGCTCCACCGTCTGCAACCTGACCCGGATGCGGATACGGCACCTCCAGGTGGCCCGCAAGCACGTCGAGGCGCCGCCGACCGAACTGGTGGCCTCCGCGGAGAGCACCGCGCTCCTCCACGACGACCAGCGCGTCCTCATCGACGCGCTCCAGCAGCTGCCCGCCCGGCAGCGCGAAGCACTGGTGCTGCGGCACTGGCTCGGCCTGAAGGAGGGCGAGATCGCCTCCGCGATGGGGATCTCCAGCGGCTCCGTCAAGACCCACACGGCACGCGGCCTGGCCGCCCTGACCCAGGCGATGGAGGCCAGGCGATGA
- a CDS encoding sodium:solute symporter family protein: protein MADGAMTATFLAVIGGASLLAVTARRLRPSDRLPSLEGWALADRSLGPVWTWLLLGGTIFTAYTFTAVPGLAYGNGAAAFFAVPYTVIVCPIAFVLLSRLGEVARRHGYITAADFVRGRYGSAPLALVVALTGILATMPYLALQLLGIRAVLTAGGVYPKGATGDLVMVALFAGLAVATYRHGLRAPTVISALKAVAVFVSLTAVTWLVLERLGGPGAVFDGAAERLGGPALLLSPEQQPAYATLALGSALALLMYPHVLTAGFAADSPRTLRKVAVALPAWTGLLALFGFLGVAALAAGVRAPEGGAETAVPMLVDRLMPGPLAGLVFGAITVGALVPAAVMSIAAATSFVRNVYVEYVHPTATPKRQVRIAKAVSLTAKVGAVAFVFGLRDQDAINLQLLGGVWILQIFPAVAVGLFTGRLHPRALLAGWAVGMLAGTFLVVREGFSSIGAGPFQIYAGLVALLLNLTVALAGTAALERLGVPRGADLTDLPSRLTVRRRPETGANNP, encoded by the coding sequence ATGGCCGACGGCGCCATGACCGCGACGTTCCTCGCCGTGATCGGCGGGGCGTCGCTGCTCGCCGTGACCGCGCGCCGGCTGCGCCCCAGCGACCGGCTGCCGTCCCTGGAGGGCTGGGCGCTGGCGGACCGGAGCCTCGGCCCGGTGTGGACCTGGCTGCTGCTGGGCGGCACGATCTTCACCGCGTACACCTTCACGGCCGTACCGGGACTGGCGTACGGCAACGGCGCGGCCGCCTTCTTCGCGGTGCCGTACACGGTGATCGTGTGCCCGATCGCGTTCGTGCTGCTCAGCCGCCTGGGCGAGGTGGCCCGCCGGCACGGCTACATCACCGCCGCCGACTTCGTGCGCGGCCGCTACGGCTCGGCGCCGCTGGCCCTGGTGGTCGCGCTGACCGGGATCCTGGCGACGATGCCGTACCTGGCGCTCCAGCTGCTCGGGATAAGGGCCGTGCTGACCGCGGGTGGCGTGTATCCGAAGGGCGCGACCGGTGATCTGGTGATGGTGGCGCTGTTCGCGGGGCTCGCGGTGGCCACCTACCGGCACGGGCTGCGGGCGCCCACCGTGATCTCCGCGCTCAAGGCGGTCGCGGTCTTCGTCTCGCTCACCGCCGTGACGTGGCTGGTCCTGGAACGGCTCGGCGGACCGGGCGCGGTGTTCGACGGCGCCGCCGAACGCCTCGGCGGCCCCGCCCTGCTCCTCTCCCCCGAGCAGCAGCCCGCCTACGCCACCCTCGCCCTCGGCTCCGCGCTCGCCCTGCTGATGTACCCGCACGTCCTGACCGCCGGTTTCGCCGCCGACAGTCCGCGCACCCTGCGCAAGGTGGCCGTGGCCCTGCCCGCCTGGACGGGGCTGCTCGCGCTCTTCGGGTTCCTGGGCGTCGCGGCGCTCGCGGCCGGGGTGCGGGCGCCGGAGGGCGGCGCCGAGACGGCCGTACCGATGCTGGTGGACCGGCTGATGCCGGGGCCGCTGGCCGGGCTGGTGTTCGGCGCGATCACCGTGGGGGCGCTGGTCCCGGCGGCGGTGATGTCGATCGCGGCGGCCACCAGCTTCGTCCGCAATGTGTACGTCGAGTACGTGCACCCGACCGCCACGCCCAAGCGGCAGGTGCGGATCGCCAAGGCGGTGTCGCTGACGGCCAAGGTCGGCGCGGTCGCCTTCGTGTTCGGGCTGCGCGACCAGGACGCGATCAACCTCCAGCTCCTCGGCGGGGTCTGGATCCTGCAGATCTTCCCGGCCGTCGCCGTGGGCCTGTTCACCGGGCGGCTGCATCCGCGGGCGCTGCTCGCGGGGTGGGCGGTGGGGATGCTGGCCGGCACCTTCCTCGTCGTGCGCGAGGGGTTCTCGTCGATCGGCGCGGGGCCCTTCCAGATCTACGCCGGTCTCGTCGCCCTGCTGCTGAACCTGACCGTCGCCCTGGCCGGGACCGCGGCCCTCGAACGGCTCGGCGTCCCGCGCGGCGCCGACCTGACCGACCTACCGTCGCGCCTGACCGTCAGGCGGCGCCCCGAGACGGGAGCGAACAACCCGTGA
- a CDS encoding DUF3311 domain-containing protein, giving the protein MARTGHHRLRRVAIAVLLLAPAAGLLWVPMYAGAEPRLAGTPFFYWYQLAWVPGCGLCLLAAYALTDRHRR; this is encoded by the coding sequence ATGGCACGGACCGGTCATCACCGGCTACGGCGCGTCGCGATCGCCGTACTGCTGCTCGCCCCCGCCGCGGGACTGCTGTGGGTCCCGATGTACGCCGGTGCGGAGCCGCGCCTCGCGGGCACGCCGTTCTTCTACTGGTACCAGCTCGCCTGGGTGCCGGGGTGCGGTCTGTGCCTGCTGGCCGCGTACGCGCTGACGGACCGACATCGTCGCTGA